Sequence from the Phragmites australis chromosome 6, lpPhrAust1.1, whole genome shotgun sequence genome:
ATGAGTTCATGCAGTGTCATTGACTATGATGTTTACGGTTACTTTCTGTTACAATTAAAATATACTCATGTTGTGAATAATTACTACCCACTCTAACATCATGTGGATTATACTCAATACTTCATGTGGTTTCATCTGTCTAGGTGTCTCCACACTTCAGCTACCATTGTTCATTGCAGTCACTCTTGGTCAAATCACAAAGCATATGGAAAGATTATATGAGTGTACGCACTGCAAAAATAGGATTATGGTTGGTAAGTAATTAATGTGCGCCATAATAAACCAAACCTGTATGGCTTGTACACACTAAAACAAAGCATCGACCTTTTATTTCACATGATCTGTGAGGATACTATGGCATCACAATTATGTCACATAATACTATCCGAAAAAGAAGAGTTTTCAtgattattcttcatcatacaCTGTCAAATTCACAGTCCGTGCAAATTGATCTAACACGCGCCCCTTTAAGTTTTAGGAAATCTTCGTATCAGAAAAAAGAGCGTGCTATGACCATGTTATATTCATCATATTGAAGCTAGATATTATGCAGCATTATTCATATTTCCAAGTGCAACCACGTTCACCCAACTTGCTTATAGTATATCTTTGTATGGCCAGATGCAAGCTGGCCACGCCCAACAGAGGTTGTCTTTTTAATCGTTGGCTTTAGGGCAAGaacaatgatcggtgcttaTGGCTATGTATTTAAATTAAGGAAGAGAGTGTTAAGCAGCTACATAAAAATTGtgattttcaataaaaaaaaacagtatAATTGCCTAAAAATTGTAATTACCAAAGCAAACAAAAActaaatatgtataaatatagtTAATTATCTTATTAACACTAATATTAGCAGCGGTACTTAAATAAGGACCTTACTATCCGCCTAAGCACCTGTCACTATTGCAGAAATCCCCTTCACTGTCGACTCAAAAACCATCTttactgccggttttggagccggcagtgagcaacgggcagtgataatcgtggattatcactgccggctcggtggaccggtagtgaagggccttatcactgccggctcaaggattcagccgacagtgatacccaaggcatcactgccagctaaatccttcagccggcagtgataaacctAAAATCAcggccggctgaaggattcagccggcagtgttttgcctctcctccctcccctcctccctctctctgtcctctctgtactccctctcactcctcgatctctccgtctctctcttaatacatgcatacaatgatacatatatttaatgtaaatcaataataaatgcacctcattaatacatagtaatgagcacatatttcaagtcataggcatcgataaacacacatatgtacataatagttctcacaggtcaccccctgaaaagtcggtcgagttcagCTAATCTAGTATCCCTCTTCCTGTACCTCTACTTCCtttcccgcgatgaggacctctgcttcttactgatgcgttcatagtcagtcggcagctttcttgaagccgcccccgtctgtttaactttggccattttcatgaaaaatttcacggcatcttcaggcacaacaggcttcggtggaggttgtggaggatggaaatgagacgtgacactagcatccacaatctttttggtttcctcaacagtgagtgaatagacatccttgggttccaccaacttcttagatgtcaccgactttttagatgatgtcgtctgcttggatgttgcggaacctgatcgtgtttttcgagctgatggctgggttcttgatggtgctggctttttgagcggtggacttctttgaggttatggctgaggaggtggacttcttctaggagatgggtgaggagagggagatctaagaggtGACGACGGCCTGAGGTGTACtagagagtagaggttctcgggagctgtccctggtgaaaatactatgtaggccttctcccacgtgaTAAATGTGTGCTCGtactctcctatagtgttcgcctctgcctctgtggggtagtccacctcaacatggcggtactggtcaactgccacGTCTACTTCGACTACAgctagccctccggtatcgaacgtccgtgcaattgttcatgggagccatggggataagccacgccggaagccaccttgatggtaatgttcctagcatcaatgtgtagttcacatggtatccgtgctgtgatgaggtccacagcaTAAGTGATAGATTTAGCTCTCGGAACTCCCGTagacgcacagctactccgacgaccacagGGGCTGGAGCGCGCACCATCAGGAGACGCTTTCAGCCGTTCCtattcgctcacaatggcaccccgttgacgcatgagggcttgggacactacttgtgctattttttcttctgtatattctctctcctttttttagcgcttgttcaagcatttccatcatcctagcttgttctgccgcTCAATCTGCATCTCGcgctgcttgggatctctttcgactcttgtaactgttgacGTTGTTTGGGAATCCAAATtttcaacccatcaccccaacaccTCATGTGCGACCGCCGTGCTCCTTATTTctcagggccaaggtgagctcgtccctatccctgtctggcttgaaagagccttgtgaagactgctcgtgggcttccgtaagcttttttgcaagatcttgcgtcGCTTCCAGGTCTTTAgaggtcgtaaaggataagcttccattagacgagtaagaagcacccctcccaagaaggaagtgtgtcgatcaTTTGCTCCATCCCTCtgtctcaggcgtgacacctctctctcgtaattcatctagctgttgttgccactgcctttctttcctcacgtatcCACGACTGCCGACTCTGTGGGGGttcaggttcttcttcgagtttgctttgttcacctcactcaatcTCTGTGCTTCTTTTGACAACTTGTACTTcccaaaggcttgccaatgatcttccagctGCGGCTATCTGTGGAAATCTggtattgtacctttctgcacatacgcTCTGTTTAGtgtccccttccagttcttaaatgaaaggcccatgattaTTAgagtcttacgcttaactacttccatatctgtctcttcagggaagtcgaacttctctaatatcttgggccacaagatgtcattcttgatcgaatcaggaaccacgtgcggatcacctagTTCACCAGTctacaatctgtagctgatgagcacgtgatccttaatagcaatcccacaaactgacttgtatggccccagaactctctctggtgcagttggctcccttgctggtgagacctccatgatcacaaatcgtcccataggcatcttcgagggacctcgaaCACGATtccgctcctgggattgctcattgtcgtgaccctctggAGCGTTAAGCATCTGCGTATAAGCGAAAAAACTATCGGAAACCTATACAataatatgtacaacagatgcattcatctacttatgaattacctcatcgcctccacatgcgtctgtttggtccaggttgaggtagtggcttcataagctactaattgaagcttccgtataataaatgagatataattgcatctacattgtattaaaacatcatggccataggtgcatcttcatcttttcaaaatctagagcaatttagcaaacaaaattcaactagaaatggattgaagatgaagttacataccttggaacacataaggcatgaggattccttaaaattttgaagccactaagaacttggtgaccataAATAGCCGCCACCAAGCAAAcaaagctcctctctgttgtgtgctcaggcttagagaaggagaggacgacttttatatagtcgagacatcactaccggctcatataacaagccggcagtgatgccctactatcactgctggtcgaTGGattaaaccggtagtgaagatggagcagggcatcactgccgacagtgatgcccttatcactgccggttcgtaagccaCGATGAATGTATTTTTCCCGCacggcttatgaaccagcagtgattccccatcactgccggcccattaagaaccgacagtgatgggctgGTATATATAGTAGTGTGTGCTACTGCACTTAAGAAAAAAAACCTGGTTTTTCTATAATCACCTCCTCTAAACATCTCAAGTTATAAGGTCCAAGTAAGTTTAGTTAGATAGTACTATATGGTAAACTGGTACCCGAATCATGAGATATTTTCCTAGTTGTAATAGCCACTAATTTCCTTTCCAAATAATCTATAATATACCAATTTTTCCCGCATGTTTTGCAATATCTAGGCAGCTAGGTGTGCACCAATAACTACTACCTTGTTTCATAAGACCAACCCCAAGGGCTTCCCCTCCTGGGCAccgttcccttcgcgatggGAAAACGAGCTCGACGGGAACGAAAATCGCCGTCCAACGTGTTCCCATCACGGCGCGGTGCGGGAcaggaaaggagagaggttcccTCGCCCATGGGAacatctctcctttcccttcgtgcAGTTGGCGAGCAGGGACGGCGAGCGGGGAAGAGTCTGGACGTTGGGTTCATGCGCTCGGGCGAAAGATGAGGAAACGAGGGGCGGCGAGGGCGGGGAGCGCAAGGGGGGCAGCAGAAGGTTGGTGGTGAGGGCGGTTGGCTCCCAGAGGATAGATCTTGCGCGCGTGGAGGGAATTGGGGACTTGCCTAGAGGCGGCGCACCGGCAATGACTATAGGCGACGGGAAGTACGAATTTCTCGGCAAACTCTTGCGAATCTGAGGGTGTGGAAGGTGAAACGCTGATCCGGTGAAAGGTGGGGTGGCCTTTCGTGCGGGGTAGGGGGCTgtgcggtggcggtggaggtgggggggtggggggtgggGAGGCGAGGTCTCCGCTGGCGTCGCCTTCGTCCTTGTTTTGGCATCCGGCTTGGGTAGGGAATGGTTGGTCGGCCTGTGCTGGCTGGGTGGGCGTCGCCACTGTGAGACGGCGGCCTCGGCAAGTAGGGTCACTTGGCTTGCGTCATGGAATCCCCTGCTCCATGTTGTAGATGGACGCTATAGCACTTGCCGTGCTTGTGTCGATGATGCAAGACCATGTGTAGGAGGTCGCTACCATGTTGAAGAAGATTGCGGATGACAACTTGAGTTCGGACAGCACCCCGGCTGCTGTGGACCTAAACATGGCGCTGCTAGAGGTCGACACCATTGCGGCAGATTTGGGGAAGCTTGTTTTCCAAGTGGAGGATGCACTGCGCAGTAATGTCATGCCTAAACATGTTGCTTTGCCGGACAGTAGCAGCTTGGCGGTTGAAGATGAAGCATGGGGATCCATGGACAATGACGGCGATGACGTCCTTGTTTCTGAATGGAGCACTGATGAAGTTCTGTGTTCCAGTATGGAGGATGCCGTGTCGATTGAATCGGATCATTCCTGGAGGCTGTGAATTGGGTCGAGTGTTTGGTATTACAAGTGTGAATTGGTGTCGATTAGTGGAGATGTGGCTGTTTGCTTTCCTGGGAGTGCACCTGTGGTGTGAAATGGTGTCGATTAGTGGAGAGCAGGCCTTTTCATATTATCGTTGCTATGCCTGTATGCTTTTTTTGGTTAATGTTGTCGGTTTAGCACGCAATGTATGAGCTGGTTTAGTATTCAATGTATGAACTAAGAAGCTGCATGCAATGTTTGAACTATGAACTGGGCATGTGTTATGATTTTGTCATGTGTTGAAAACCTAAACTGATCTAGTGTGGGTCTCCCGCTGTTATCAGTTTCAAAGGGAAGTATCATGTTGCAACTATATAGATATCCTCGTAGAGCAATGTATATTGTGCACTAGTGACCTGTATACTGGGCACTGAACTGTATGAATGACTAGTGAGTTTGATAGTGAATAAGATGAAGTAATCGGTTAGGAATTGATAGTGAATTGCACTGCAATATCACTGCATTAGTGGCACTAAGTAATTGTGCTTTGATAGTAGGAAATTGAGGACTTGTGTGGCATGCATTATCACTTTGCTTAAATGATGTTGCAGATGTTTTTTTGTATGCTATTGGTTTCAATTTCCAAAACTACTGATGTCTGTTCTAAATGATTTGAAGGGGCGCTATGGATCCATTTTACGAGAGTATGCTTCAGGATGGTTTTGACCGGATGACTTGGTCGAGGCAGGAGATGGGGGAGGCAGGGTCCCTCAACTGTGGCACCGCCCTCGGACATGTCccaatttgatgttttgggcAGTCCTGTTCCACACAAGGAGATGGGGCAATTCAGCTTGGGCAGCAAGGACAAGGGTAGGATTCTTGACCAcatccaagaagaagaagaaagcggAGCCAAAGACAGACCGAACAAAGTGGAcagacgaggaggatgagctacTCGTGTCGGCATGGTTAAACGTTAGCCAGGATCCTTTGGTTGGAACAGATCAGTAGAAGGAGACGTATTGGGGAAGGATCGCCAAGTACTTCATCACTTATAAGAAGCCAACCATGATGACTAGGTCCGTTAAGGCTTTGATCAACCACATGAAGCTCATCACGAACGTAGTTAACAAGTTTGCGGTGCATGTGAGGAAGGTTGAGCAGCTCAATCCTAACGGGACCAACGAGCGTGATAAGGTATGCTCATATAACCTGGTAATCATTGTATTGTATATAGTCGGAACACCTAGATGTATCAGTTTACATAGCATGCCTCATTTTTCGTAGATGGCTCGAGCTTGCACGGCATATAAGGGGATTGAGGGGAAGCCCTTTGCATACACGCACTACTGGGTCATGCTTGCCGACCACCCGAAGTGGCACGCGCACGAGTTCGCAAAGGCGCAAAAGATGCAAGATGTAGTGGATGCACAATCCAGCCAAGCTGCGTGCAATGAAGTGGCGAATGACACAACTTCGAATGCATCGACTGAGCTTCCTAGGCCTATTGGAAGGGACGCAGCTAAAGCGGCCCATGCGCGCAAATCACCTTCCACTACATCTTTGGCTACCGTGTCTGGTGGATGTATGAAAGGCAATTTGCTGATCTTAGTGAAACAAAGAAGGTTATGGTGAAGTTGAAGATGGAGCAGATTTCGGTAATATGTCTGCAGGCATCCGTCCGAGTAAATGATCAAGACGAGCGTATAATGAAGGTCGACTTGGGCAGTGTTAGTGGTCCCCTTTGAGAGTATTACAGGAAGAGACAGGAAGATATCCTTGCAAGGTGGAAGCTCATAGAGCAGAACCCGTAGGTGGCTGTGTTTCAGTTCTTTGCTGTTTATTTTTGTTGAGTTGGCGATGATTGTTTGTCCTTGCAGACTATGTGTGCTGAAATTCGAAACATTCTGTATCCATACTGTTTGTGCAATGTGAACAATTTTAAGGTTCTATATCCTATCCTACTTTAAGGAGCTCGGTTGCAGGTTGTATTAGCACGAGCTATGAAATGCCCCAGGCTATCATCGATCGTAGATCCTAAGTTATGAAATGTACCAGAGTATCATCGATCACAAACGTGGCTCACAAGGACTTACAAAACATGGTAAACAATAATGATACAAATGTGATGCATACAACGATACAGAAAGCGACATAGGAGAACATAAAATAACATTAATGACACACAACTTCACGATGGATGACACAACAACTCCAGAAGTGTTCTAACAGATCTACTGTGCTCCATGAAGACTCCATAAGTGCTCCACCAGGTCATCACGCAATTGGTGGTGCAATGCTCGGTTCCTGATGGCTTCAGTGACTTCGATGTACTGGAGGATTGCTTGGTCTAGATCTTGATGCACTGTCGCTTTCTCGCCCATATAGTCATACACCTCCTCCACATCGGTGCTACCCTTTTCGTCCTCAATGATCATATTGTGCATTATGACACATGCAGTCATAATGTTGTGCACCGTGCTTTGATCCCAAACTCTTGCTGGTTCGCGAATTATGGCGAACCTCGACTGCAGGACACCAAATGCGCATTCCACATCTTTCCAGACTGCTGCTTGCATGGTGTAGAAATGCACGCTCTTGTTCCCTCTTGGTGCTAAAATTGGCTTCACTATGGTCGCCCATTCGGGGTAAATTCCGTCCCCTATGTAGTACCCCATGTCATACATGTTACCATTAACTTTATATGACACTGTGGGCGCAGTCCCATCGGTGAGCCTACTGAAAATGTTAGAGCGGTGCAAAATATTTATATCGTTCAGACTACCAAGCATtccaaagaaagcatgccatATCCATAGATCAAAAGATGCAACCGCCTCCAAAACTATGGACGGTTTGCACATATGATCGGTATATGCGCCATGCCACGCTTTCGGATAGTTCTTCCAAACCCAATGCATGCAGTCGACGCTCAACagcatcccggggaaccctcTTTGCTCGCCAATGGCCAATAGTCGAGCAGTATCTTCTGCAATGGGAGCGCGGAGGTATTCATCAGAGAAAAGCAAGACAACAGCTTGGACAAACTTCCTCAGGGCGAGCATCGCTGTGCTACCCCCTATCCGGACATACTCATCCACTGCGTCTGCACTGACTCCGTATGCCAGTTGCCGTTTTGCCGCTGTCATTTTTTGTAGGGGGCTTAGACCAAGCTTCCCGGTTGCATTCCTCTTCTACCGAAACCATGGGTCATGGTGCTCCACAGCAGCGGCAATTCTCAAGAATAATGGCCGACTCATCCGAAACCTGATAGGGTGAACAATCGTTAGTACGGATCACAACCTACATATGTGCTGCATAACAAAGATGGTCTTACCTATGACGGAACAATGTATCACCATACACTAGGTTATTGGTGAAGTAGTCCCTGAATAGCCTAGCAGCACCTTCTCAGTGCCCATGGTCTATGACTGCATGGCCAGGCACAGAGCCACGCTACTGGCTCCGACCTTGGGATGCAACTTGTTCCTCCTCGATGGCGACCAGCAACAGCAATTCGTCCTCTTCGTCACTTGAGTCTGACGAGAACATTAGCATACCTTCAGACTCTGATGAGCTTATTGTGTAGATGTTAAATATGGAGGCAATTGTGCCTCCAGTCTTCGCAAGGAAGCTACCAGTGGCTGGCTTCCCCTGCAAGGTGTCAGGCACGTGTATATTTTCTTCCGTGGGAAGACTCGTGACCACAAAGCCAGCTCCTATGTCGTTCTTGCCTTCCACGACAAGATTCTTGTCCACGCCACTAGCGGTGACACGGTACCGGCATTGACCGTTTCTTTAGAGTTTCATCGCGGAAATAGATTAGGTTCCATGCGTAACGATCATTCTAGTCCccataaaaataatatgtacGATGCACAAGTACCACTGATACGCACCGTATTGCGCAGGGTGGTGGTAGTTACGAAGAATGATAGAATATTGGAAGTCTGTTGGGGAagggaacggggaagggaatgcTGTTAGAGTGCAGAAACCTAAAAGGAACGAATCTAGAAAGAGAATTTCTCCATAAAGAGATTTTAGAGTGAGAAGGAAAGAAAACGGGTAGGAATGATCTAAGAAAGCAGCCATACTGCCTACATTGCGGTAGCACTATTTGAGGGTAGCATGCTGGCCATGCACAGTCACTAGGTCCTTGTGCTTTTGATGCAGCCTGTGAAAGTAAGACAGCAATCATATTCTTAGTGCTTGTGGAGCATCCCACTAAGTACTCATGGTACTAAAAATATGTCCGAAAATGTACTTCTCTACTCGATCTTtatctataaatattttttatgcagATATTTCTAATTAAGTATAGCCTACTCTCTTAAATTTAGAATTTGTCTATCAGATTATTTGGACTAAGTAATCCAAATAAACACTTAAATCACATGCCTCTTGCCACCGGGCAAATGTTTTTTTGATAGTTCTACTATTCAAAACATTCTATGTTGTTTACACACTAAAAAGGCCGACATAGGGTTATGTTGCATCCCTCTAAAAATCGACTTTTATGCctgatcaaatttgaaatttaccAGCATTCATGCAGAAAGCAGAGCTCTAGCTACCTGTCCAATCTAAGAAAGGGATAGGATTCCTATCCTTTTCGCCAGTCATGCGTGCATGTCTATTGCATGGTATAGTAAAAAGATGACGCCACACACAATCATGCATTCAAAGAGGGTAGCAGTGTCCTCTACTGCATAGATAATGCAATACTACATAAACTTAGACCCAAACATACTACTTAGGGAGTTGCTGAAACAATTAATACGTAGTTTATCCTGCACACACAAAAAAGGTAATGGTACACGTGATCATTTGCTTATAGTTAATACACCATCATTTGAGGGGAGGGGACAAACACACTATGactgtatatttattttttgtttgagaTAGTACTGATCATATGGACATGGGAATAGTcaataataaaagaaaagaaattatcAAGCACTTGTGGAGGGGTGCAATGGAACGAAGGCAACATCATGTTTATATAAGCAAGAGAAGCATCACGTAGACATGCACTGCCAGCAAGAACACTACAAATTATGATTAGGTTGAAATTAATGTGAGATGAACTAATGTTGAGCTTTATCTCATAAAGAGTGAGGACTGAAAAATTATGTACATGATACATTGTGGTATCCAATCCTATTGTTGTCTTTTTGTTGAACCATCACATGTCAACTCACATTGATTACCATCATCAGACTTGTTGGTTAGCTCCTATCTCAATTCATGCATGCATAGGCCGACTCGCATTGATTAGCATCTTTAGACTTGTTGTTACCTCCTGACTCAATCTGCATGTGCACATAGTTCGTCTCACCTAGCCTTCGACATAGGAGCCCAGTTGCCTATTTATACAATAGCTTTCGTAGACATGTCATTTCCAGCAGGATTGGGAGGGGCGGAAGTGGCTGCCATCTAATGCACAATGATAGCTTGATAGTGGCAGAACTTAAACCAAGTCTTAGTGGGAGCCTAGGATAATGAAAATTCATGCGGACCATGATGACTAATAGTGGCTAATTCATTGCAAAATTTGTATTGTCCAAAACATGCTTGTTACATGTCAACCAACTGTATCGATTATGGTTGATGCCCTAATGCTCACTAGGGGCAATGTTTAGCGGTTGGGGGCTTCTTCTGGTACAACAGGATTTTCTTTGACCTCCCCGAATCAAAGGAGGTTGCCGGGGGGCAGACAGGCCAGCCACTCGGTGGTGGCAGGCGTAGATGCATGGCGGCGAGGTGATAGGGATGACACCGGCCACGAGTGTCGGGAGACCGCCGACGGGCAGTGTGTTGAAGGGAGGCTTGGTGTCGGAATGGTCATGTGAGTTGACCATCAAGTAGTAAATGTAGTTTATCCCAAATAATATCATAATTCCAACCATCAGTACAATCTCAAACAATATCATGGTGtgtttgtttttccctttcaAATAATGACTTATTAATTATAAACAAATGATCAAGTATACCTGGACTTAAACCAAACTACAAGATTTTTTTGGAAGCCTGAATTCCCAGTGTTGGCATGCTAAATTGCAAGCAGAAAGACGGAGAAGCATGGTGCGAAAGCTATTTTATAAATAGGCAACTGGACTCCTATGTCTAAAACTAGGTGAGACGAACTGTGTGCACATGCAGATTGAGCGGGAGGTAAGCAACAAGTTTGAAGATGCTAATCAATGTGAGTTGACCTTTGCATGCATGAATTGAGACAAAAGCTAACCAACAAGTCTGAAGATGGTAATCAATGTGAGTTGACTTGTGATGGTTCTATACATGTAAGTTGCATGCATGTGCCTTGCACATGGAGACATATGGTGAACATCTTCAAACCAATTCActtaaacaaaaaagaaatggtGACATATTGAGCTGAGCTATAGTAAAATAGGTGGTCATAGAGGTCATA
This genomic interval carries:
- the LOC133923068 gene encoding uncharacterized protein LOC133923068, whose amino-acid sequence is MLALRKFVQAVVLLFSDEYLRAPIAEDTARLLAIGEQRGFPGMLLSVDCMHWVWKNYPKAWHGAYTDHMCKPSIVLEAVASFDLWIWHAFFGMLGSLNDINILHRSNIFSRLTDGTAPTVSYKVNGNMYDMGYYIGDGIYPEWATIVKPILAPRGNKSVHFYTMQAAVWKDVECAFGVLQSRFAIIREPARVWDQSTVHNIMTACVIMHNMIIEDEKGSTDVEEVYDYMGEKATVHQDLDQAILQYIEVTEAIRNRALHHQLRDDLVEHLWSLHGAQ